In a single window of the Novosphingobium sp. IK01 genome:
- the infC gene encoding translation initiation factor IF-3 has protein sequence MLAPPVKSGPRYNHMINVPKVRVIDENGENLGVLYTREAIEQAADVGLDLVEVSPNADPPVCKFLDVGKFRYEAQKKANLARKSQKTQEIKEIKMRPNIDDHDYDVKLRNVHRFLEDGDKVKVTLRFRGRELSHQQLGMNLLKRVQEDVVEIAKVEAFPRMEGRQMLMVLAPK, from the coding sequence ATGTTGGCGCCCCCCGTCAAGAGCGGCCCTCGCTACAATCACATGATCAACGTGCCCAAGGTGCGCGTGATTGACGAGAACGGCGAAAATCTTGGCGTGTTGTACACGCGCGAAGCGATCGAACAGGCAGCCGACGTGGGTCTCGACCTGGTCGAAGTCTCGCCCAACGCCGATCCGCCGGTGTGCAAGTTCCTCGACGTGGGCAAGTTCCGCTACGAGGCGCAGAAGAAGGCGAACCTCGCCCGCAAGAGCCAGAAGACGCAGGAGATCAAGGAGATCAAGATGCGTCCGAACATCGATGACCACGACTACGACGTGAAGCTGCGCAACGTGCACCGCTTCCTCGAAGACGGGGACAAGGTGAAGGTGACCTTGCGCTTCCGCGGGCGCGAGCTTTCGCACCAGCAGCTGGGCATGAACCTGCTCAAGCGCGTGCAGGAAGACGTGGTGGAGATCGCCAAGGTCGAAGCCTTCCCGCGCATGGAAGGCCGCCAGATGCTGATGGTGCTGGCCCCCAAGTAA
- the pdeM gene encoding ligase-associated DNA damage response endonuclease PdeM, whose translation MVPLSFAPFEFAGHEWLMGPARALFWPAERALLVADLHLEKASWFARTGQMLPPYDSRETLGRIDALARATNAARVLCLGDNFHDAQGPARLDAVAADLLADLAHRLDWVWITGNHDEKDGAAPGTMLPEVALRGIVLRHEARPGEPAPELSGHFHPRLRVPARGRTVTRPCAVMSERKLILPAFGALTGGLDAAHPALIAALQPAQTITALVPTAARVAHFPLWRAQAA comes from the coding sequence ATGGTTCCCCTTTCGTTCGCACCGTTCGAATTTGCCGGACACGAATGGCTCATGGGCCCTGCGCGCGCGCTGTTCTGGCCTGCCGAACGCGCGCTGCTGGTGGCTGACCTTCACCTTGAAAAGGCGAGCTGGTTTGCCCGCACCGGACAGATGCTCCCCCCTTACGACAGCCGCGAAACGCTTGGGCGGATCGATGCCCTTGCCCGTGCCACCAATGCCGCGCGCGTGCTGTGCCTGGGCGACAATTTCCACGATGCGCAAGGGCCCGCCCGGCTCGATGCGGTGGCGGCCGATCTGCTGGCCGATCTCGCCCACCGGCTGGACTGGGTGTGGATCACCGGCAATCATGACGAAAAAGATGGCGCCGCCCCCGGAACAATGCTGCCCGAGGTGGCCCTGCGCGGCATCGTCCTGCGCCACGAGGCCCGCCCCGGCGAGCCTGCCCCCGAACTCTCGGGCCATTTCCATCCGCGCCTGCGGGTTCCCGCGCGCGGGCGCACGGTCACCCGGCCTTGCGCGGTGATGAGCGAGCGCAAGCTGATTCTCCCGGCCTTCGGCGCGCTGACCGGGGGGCTCGACGCGGCCCATCCGGCGCTGATCGCGGCCCTGCAACCGGCGCAAACCATCACCGCGCTGGTGCCGACAGCCGCCCGTGTGGCCCATTTCCCACTCTGGCGGGCCCAGGCGGCTTGA